A genomic window from Flavobacterium johnsoniae includes:
- a CDS encoding sulfite exporter TauE/SafE family protein, with the protein MEKELKINNTASFKEKLWIGIPVVLLVGLLFTLIYNHHAEFSWDGFVAGFNQEFLVFFAIGVFAQLVDGTLGMGYGATSTSFLLAYGVPPVVSSTAVHVSEMFTTGASALSHHRFGNINKKLVKRLLIPGVLGSITGAYLLSDVIDGDVIKPFIAVYMIVLAVIIIRKALKKNIVKKKTKKLSALAVFGGFMDSVGGGGWGPIVTSTLLGRGRNPRYTIGSVNAAEFAISFASGITFMLFGGIIGWQVIIGLILGGVISAPLAAFLVNKIKRKPMMVAVGVLIILLSLKTLSKLL; encoded by the coding sequence ATGGAAAAAGAACTGAAAATAAATAATACGGCCTCTTTTAAAGAGAAGCTTTGGATTGGAATTCCTGTTGTTTTACTAGTAGGTTTGTTATTCACTTTAATATATAATCATCACGCTGAATTTTCCTGGGACGGATTTGTAGCAGGATTCAATCAGGAATTTTTAGTGTTTTTTGCCATCGGAGTTTTTGCTCAATTGGTTGATGGGACTTTAGGAATGGGATATGGAGCAACTTCAACTTCATTTTTATTGGCTTATGGAGTTCCGCCAGTTGTTAGCAGTACAGCAGTTCACGTTTCAGAAATGTTTACAACGGGAGCATCGGCACTTTCTCATCACCGATTTGGAAACATTAATAAAAAACTGGTAAAACGTTTATTGATTCCAGGGGTTTTAGGTTCTATTACAGGAGCTTATTTGTTATCTGATGTAATTGACGGCGATGTAATTAAGCCATTTATTGCTGTTTACATGATTGTTTTAGCGGTTATCATTATCAGAAAAGCGTTAAAAAAGAATATTGTAAAAAAGAAAACTAAAAAGCTAAGTGCACTCGCAGTTTTCGGAGGATTTATGGATTCTGTTGGTGGCGGTGGCTGGGGACCAATTGTAACGTCAACATTATTAGGAAGAGGAAGAAACCCAAGATATACTATTGGTTCTGTAAATGCAGCTGAGTTTGCAATTTCGTTTGCAAGCGGTATAACTTTTATGCTTTTTGGAGGAATCATTGGTTGGCAGGTAATCATCGGATTGATTTTAGGAGGAGTTATTTCAGCGCCATTAGCTGCATTTTTGGTAAATAAAATCAAAAGAAAACCAATGATGGTTGCTGTTGGAGTTCTAATTATATTATTGAGTTTAAAAACATTATCTAAATTATTATAA
- a CDS encoding aspartate kinase: MSKLKINIILFGIGNIGSTLINQIIESQEFFLESKNVDFHFPIITNSTVAFFEKEGVGYSWETNFRQLAVPFKVEDIIEFAKENEFENLIAVDATASDELVKHYKTLIENGFNIVAVNKKANTLPIDLYKELRLNLKKHDKEFLYETSVDTGIPVLQTLRDLYYSGEKITKIRGVFSDNLSYVFNRFSSEDVTFSSVLKDASLLGLMKSTFKEDLSGNDTARKLLILAREIGKDFDFSDIKIRPFITEQHLEKNGVLNKDAVDKAFKIAKITQAENHVLRYVGEFDIESGNLEVKLISEPIDSAIGQLKGSDTIFEIYTKSYANVPIVIQSAPPCKQAISRGIISDILKIAEKIRNKEAIWL, encoded by the coding sequence ATGTCAAAGCTTAAAATAAATATCATCCTTTTTGGAATTGGAAATATCGGAAGTACTTTGATTAATCAGATAATCGAAAGTCAGGAGTTTTTTCTTGAAAGTAAAAATGTCGATTTTCATTTTCCGATTATTACCAATTCGACAGTTGCTTTTTTTGAAAAAGAAGGAGTTGGTTATTCTTGGGAAACCAATTTTAGACAATTGGCTGTTCCTTTTAAAGTAGAAGATATTATTGAATTTGCTAAAGAAAACGAATTTGAAAATCTTATTGCTGTAGACGCAACCGCTAGTGACGAATTGGTGAAACATTATAAAACGCTGATTGAAAACGGATTTAATATTGTAGCAGTAAATAAAAAAGCAAATACATTACCAATTGATTTGTATAAAGAATTACGATTAAATCTCAAAAAGCATGACAAAGAGTTTTTGTATGAAACTTCGGTTGATACCGGAATTCCAGTTTTACAGACTTTAAGAGATTTGTATTATTCGGGAGAAAAAATCACCAAAATTCGAGGCGTATTCTCCGATAATTTGAGTTATGTTTTTAATCGTTTTTCATCAGAAGATGTGACATTCTCTTCTGTTTTAAAAGATGCGAGTCTTTTAGGTTTGATGAAATCTACTTTTAAAGAAGATTTATCGGGAAATGATACTGCCAGAAAACTTTTGATTCTTGCCCGAGAAATCGGAAAAGACTTTGATTTTTCGGATATTAAAATCAGACCTTTTATTACAGAACAACATCTAGAAAAGAATGGCGTATTAAATAAAGATGCGGTCGATAAAGCATTTAAGATTGCCAAAATTACTCAGGCAGAAAATCATGTTTTAAGATATGTTGGCGAATTTGATATTGAAAGTGGCAATTTAGAAGTCAAGTTGATTTCTGAGCCCATAGATTCTGCTATCGGACAATTGAAAGGTTCGGATACTATTTTTGAGATTTATACAAAATCGTATGCCAATGTTCCGATTGTAATTCAAAGCGCGCCACCATGTAAGCAAGCTATTTCGAGAGGAATTATAAGTGATATTTTGAAAATTGCCGAAAAAATAAGAAATAAAGAAGCAATCTGGCTGTAA
- a CDS encoding sulfite exporter TauE/SafE family protein — translation MDFQIGLVIAGLVVGFIVGLTGVGGGSLMTPILLYFNIPPTTAVGTDLLYAAFTKAGGVFVHNKKGNINWKITGWLTLGSVPASLLTLWILNSIKTDIETINGVIKYSLGWALLFTSVAIIFKNKILKFSQKHAGDKFHNESTTQNALTIGIGVLLGATVTLTSIGAGALGTVTLFFLYPLLPTPRLVGTEIAHAVPLTLVAGIGHATMGNLDLGLLGQLLMGSLPGIYMGSMLSGKVPDQFLRNAIAVMLFLAGYKLIF, via the coding sequence ATGGATTTTCAAATAGGTCTTGTAATAGCAGGATTAGTCGTTGGTTTTATTGTGGGATTGACTGGAGTTGGCGGTGGTTCTTTAATGACTCCGATTTTATTATATTTCAATATCCCGCCAACAACTGCAGTAGGAACAGATTTACTTTATGCCGCTTTTACCAAAGCCGGAGGTGTTTTTGTTCACAATAAAAAAGGAAACATTAACTGGAAAATTACTGGCTGGCTTACTCTTGGCAGCGTTCCCGCTTCTTTACTTACTTTATGGATTTTAAATAGCATTAAAACTGATATTGAAACCATAAATGGCGTTATAAAATACAGTTTAGGTTGGGCATTACTGTTTACTTCTGTCGCTATTATATTCAAAAATAAAATTTTGAAGTTCTCTCAAAAACATGCTGGAGACAAATTTCATAACGAAAGCACAACTCAAAATGCATTAACTATTGGAATTGGAGTTTTATTAGGCGCAACCGTAACCTTAACTTCTATTGGAGCTGGAGCTTTAGGAACTGTAACCTTATTTTTCCTTTATCCGTTATTGCCAACGCCTCGTTTGGTTGGAACTGAAATTGCACACGCCGTTCCATTAACATTGGTTGCTGGAATCGGACACGCTACAATGGGAAATCTAGATTTAGGTTTATTAGGACAATTGCTAATGGGATCTCTTCCTGGAATATACATGGGAAGCATGTTAAGCGGAAAAGTACCAGATCAGTTTCTTAGAAATGCAATTGCAGTGATGCTTTTCTTAGCTGGATATAAATTGATATTCTAG
- a CDS encoding alpha/beta fold hydrolase: MENIPNPIIIHDFITESGANYHSIPLHFTLAGQSLHSAPIVLVNHALTGNAEVTGENGWWNNLIGEGKTIDTSVYTILAFDVPGNGTNSFLIENYLDFTARDIARIFVEGIKALQIEKLFAIIGGSVGGGIAWEILALEPNVTENLIPIASDWKSTDWLIANCFLQEQILNNSSKPIEDARIHAMLCYRSPESFKEKFQRTVNQDLLIFNIESWLAHHGKKLQQRFQLSSYKLMNQLLKTIDITRNSESFENLLSKTKASIHIVGINSDLFFTAKENVETYEELKKFKDNVFYSEIVSVHGHDAFLIEYKQLDHLLADIFKAETIKK; the protein is encoded by the coding sequence TTGGAAAATATACCAAACCCTATTATAATTCATGATTTCATCACAGAAAGTGGTGCAAATTATCATTCTATACCATTACATTTTACGCTGGCAGGTCAATCTTTGCACAGCGCGCCTATTGTTTTAGTTAATCACGCTTTAACAGGAAACGCTGAGGTTACTGGTGAAAACGGCTGGTGGAATAATTTAATTGGCGAAGGTAAAACAATAGACACTTCTGTTTACACCATTTTAGCTTTTGACGTTCCAGGAAACGGAACGAATTCTTTTTTAATCGAAAATTATCTTGATTTTACAGCTAGAGATATTGCTAGAATTTTTGTTGAAGGAATAAAAGCTTTACAAATTGAAAAACTTTTTGCCATTATCGGAGGTTCTGTTGGCGGCGGAATTGCTTGGGAAATCTTAGCTTTAGAACCAAACGTAACAGAAAACCTTATACCGATTGCGAGCGATTGGAAATCTACAGATTGGCTTATTGCAAACTGTTTTCTGCAAGAACAAATCTTGAATAATTCTTCAAAACCAATCGAAGATGCCAGAATTCATGCTATGCTTTGTTATCGTTCGCCAGAATCATTTAAAGAGAAATTTCAGCGAACCGTTAATCAAGATCTTTTGATTTTTAATATTGAAAGCTGGCTCGCTCATCACGGGAAAAAACTACAGCAAAGATTTCAATTGTCTTCTTATAAATTAATGAATCAGTTGCTTAAAACAATTGATATTACTAGAAATAGTGAAAGTTTTGAAAACTTATTGTCTAAAACAAAAGCTTCAATTCATATCGTGGGAATTAATTCTGACTTATTTTTTACGGCCAAAGAAAATGTCGAAACCTACGAAGAATTAAAGAAATTTAAAGACAATGTTTTTTATAGCGAAATTGTTTCGGTTCACGGACATGACGCTTTTTTAATCGAGTACAAACAATTAGATCATTTACTTGCCGACATTTTTAAGGCAGAAACAATAAAGAAATAA
- a CDS encoding O-acetylhomoserine aminocarboxypropyltransferase/cysteine synthase family protein, with translation MSTQKFATNALHAGHDVTKNGSTRAVPIYQTSSYVFNNADHAANLFGLAEAGFIYTRLNNPTNDVLEQRLAALEGGIGAVVTASGASAISTTLLTLLKAGDHIVASNSLYGGTYNLLKVTLPRLGITTTFVDPSKPENFTKAAKENTRAFFVESLGNPKLDVLDLKGISAEAKAFKVPFIVDNTVATPYLLNPIKYGADIVIHSLTKYIAGNGTSLGGVIIDAGNFDWSNGKFPEFTEPSAGYHGLVYHEALGNAAFIAKARIEGLRDFGSALSPFNAFQIIQGLETLPIRIKKHSENALALAEWLEKQDEVVWVNYPGLKSSKYNDLAKEYLSEGQSGIITFGLKGGFDAAKKVVDETKLFSLLANIGDTKSLIIHPASTTHQQLTEAEQAETGVSKDLIRLSVGIEDIEDLIADLQAVFESVALSQYSINKN, from the coding sequence ATGAGCACACAAAAATTTGCAACAAACGCACTACACGCAGGACACGACGTTACAAAAAACGGATCAACTCGTGCTGTACCAATTTACCAGACTTCATCATACGTATTTAACAATGCAGATCATGCGGCCAATTTATTTGGTCTCGCCGAAGCTGGATTTATTTATACTAGATTAAATAATCCGACAAATGATGTTTTAGAACAAAGACTTGCTGCACTGGAAGGCGGAATTGGGGCTGTTGTAACGGCTTCTGGAGCATCTGCAATTTCTACAACTTTATTGACTTTGCTAAAAGCAGGAGATCATATTGTTGCATCAAACAGCTTATATGGCGGAACTTATAACTTGTTGAAAGTTACCCTGCCAAGATTAGGAATTACAACAACATTTGTAGATCCTTCTAAACCAGAAAATTTTACAAAGGCGGCGAAAGAAAATACCCGAGCTTTTTTTGTTGAATCTCTTGGAAATCCAAAATTAGATGTTTTAGATTTAAAAGGAATTTCGGCAGAAGCCAAAGCATTCAAAGTGCCATTTATAGTAGATAATACAGTTGCGACACCTTATTTATTAAACCCAATTAAATATGGTGCCGATATTGTAATTCATTCCTTAACTAAATACATCGCAGGAAACGGAACTTCGTTAGGGGGTGTTATCATTGATGCCGGAAACTTTGATTGGTCAAACGGAAAATTCCCAGAATTTACAGAGCCATCTGCTGGATATCACGGATTGGTTTATCACGAAGCTTTAGGAAATGCTGCTTTTATTGCAAAAGCTCGAATAGAAGGATTGCGTGATTTCGGTTCTGCTTTGAGTCCGTTTAATGCTTTTCAAATTATTCAGGGATTAGAAACACTTCCAATCCGAATCAAGAAACATAGTGAGAATGCTTTGGCTTTGGCTGAATGGTTGGAGAAACAAGATGAGGTTGTTTGGGTAAATTATCCAGGTTTAAAATCAAGTAAATACAATGATTTAGCTAAAGAATATCTGTCAGAAGGTCAAAGCGGAATCATTACTTTCGGATTGAAAGGCGGTTTTGATGCAGCTAAAAAAGTAGTAGACGAGACTAAATTATTCTCGCTTTTGGCGAATATAGGCGACACAAAATCATTAATTATTCATCCTGCAAGCACGACGCATCAGCAATTGACAGAAGCAGAACAAGCAGAAACTGGAGTTTCTAAAGATTTGATTCGTTTGTCTGTCGGAATTGAAGATATTGAAGATTTGATTGCAGATCTTCAAGCTGTTTTTGAAAGTGTTGCACTTTCTCAATACAGCATAAATAAAAACTAG
- a CDS encoding RrF2 family transcriptional regulator produces MLSKKTKYGIKALTYLARRENNEPVQIAEIAKSEHISIKFLESILLLLRNSGFLGAKKGKGGGYYLIKDPKDISMAKVYRILEGPIALLPCASHNFYERCDDCDDEATCAARRLMTEVRDNTLKILESNSLADIAF; encoded by the coding sequence ATGCTTTCAAAAAAGACAAAATACGGAATCAAAGCTTTGACTTATTTAGCTAGACGCGAAAATAACGAACCAGTACAGATTGCCGAAATTGCGAAAAGCGAACATATTTCGATAAAATTTTTAGAAAGTATTTTGCTTCTGTTAAGAAACTCAGGATTTCTTGGAGCAAAAAAAGGAAAAGGCGGTGGTTATTATCTGATAAAAGATCCGAAAGATATCAGTATGGCAAAAGTCTACAGAATTCTAGAAGGACCAATTGCCTTATTACCATGCGCCAGTCATAATTTCTACGAAAGATGTGACGATTGCGATGATGAAGCGACTTGTGCGGCGCGCCGTTTAATGACCGAAGTTCGTGATAATACACTTAAAATATTAGAAAGTAACTCTTTGGCAGATATCGCTTTTTAA
- a CDS encoding trans-sulfuration enzyme family protein → MNTEEFGFETQAIRTHLEKTQFQEHSTPLYLSSSFIFEDAEDMRASFTEEKVRNIYSRFSNPNTTEFVDKVCAMEGAEAGYAFATGMAAIYSTFAALLDSGDHIVSAGSVFGSTHALFMTYFPKWKIETSYFDINKPETIESFIQPNTKILYAETPTNPGVDVIDLELLGTIAKKHNLILIIDNCFATPYIQQPIKYGAHIVVHSATKLMDGQGRVLGGVAVGEAELIRKIYLFSRNTGPAMSPFNAWVLSKSLETLAVRVDKHCENALKVAEFLESHPNVESVKYPFLKSHPKYEIAKKQMRLGGNIIAIEIKGGLEAGRKFLDKIKLCSLSANIGDVKTIVTHPASTTHSKLSEEDQLAVGITQGLVRVSVGLETVEDVIADLKQALA, encoded by the coding sequence ATGAATACAGAAGAATTTGGTTTTGAAACACAAGCCATTAGAACACATTTAGAAAAAACACAATTTCAAGAACATTCAACACCTTTGTACTTATCTTCAAGTTTTATATTTGAAGACGCAGAGGATATGAGAGCTTCTTTTACAGAAGAAAAAGTTCGTAATATTTATTCTCGTTTCAGCAATCCAAATACAACTGAATTTGTTGACAAAGTTTGCGCAATGGAAGGTGCAGAAGCCGGTTATGCTTTCGCAACAGGAATGGCTGCGATCTATTCTACTTTTGCTGCATTGCTAGATTCTGGTGATCACATCGTTTCGGCAGGAAGTGTTTTTGGATCAACTCACGCGTTATTCATGACTTATTTTCCTAAATGGAAAATCGAAACTTCTTATTTTGATATCAATAAGCCAGAAACAATTGAAAGTTTTATTCAGCCCAACACTAAAATTCTATATGCAGAAACGCCAACAAATCCAGGTGTAGATGTAATTGATTTAGAATTATTAGGAACGATAGCAAAAAAGCACAATTTGATTTTAATAATTGATAACTGTTTTGCTACGCCATATATTCAGCAGCCTATTAAATACGGAGCTCATATTGTAGTGCATTCTGCAACAAAGTTAATGGATGGACAAGGCCGTGTTTTAGGAGGAGTTGCAGTTGGAGAAGCAGAGTTAATTCGTAAAATTTATTTGTTTTCAAGAAATACAGGGCCAGCAATGTCACCATTTAATGCATGGGTTTTGTCAAAAAGTTTAGAGACTTTGGCTGTTCGTGTAGATAAACATTGTGAAAATGCTCTGAAAGTAGCTGAATTTTTAGAAAGCCATCCGAATGTTGAAAGTGTGAAATATCCATTTTTGAAATCACATCCAAAATATGAAATCGCTAAAAAACAAATGCGTTTAGGCGGTAACATTATTGCAATCGAAATTAAAGGTGGTCTTGAAGCAGGAAGGAAATTTTTAGACAAAATTAAATTATGTTCTCTTTCGGCAAATATTGGTGATGTAAAAACAATTGTAACGCATCCAGCTTCTACAACTCACAGTAAGTTATCTGAAGAAGATCAATTGGCTGTTGGAATTACTCAAGGTTTGGTTCGTGTTTCTGTTGGCTTAGAAACTGTTGAAGATGTAATTGCAGATTTGAAACAAGCGTTGGCTTAA
- a CDS encoding OsmC family protein — MKVTLNRVNDAFHFKVKNERGHVVDVDSRAEFGGSDLGASPMELVLMGVAGCSAIDMISILKKQRQEITSFNAEVEGTRVQIEEAKPFKEIDVVFYLEGEINPEKAKKAAQLSFEKYCSVAKTVEPTATIKYKVVLNNEAL; from the coding sequence ATGAAAGTAACTTTAAACAGAGTAAATGACGCATTTCATTTTAAAGTAAAAAATGAGCGCGGACACGTAGTTGACGTTGATAGCAGAGCCGAATTTGGCGGAAGCGATTTAGGCGCAAGCCCAATGGAATTGGTATTAATGGGAGTTGCAGGATGCAGCGCTATTGATATGATTTCGATCTTAAAAAAACAGCGTCAGGAAATCACTTCTTTTAACGCTGAAGTTGAAGGAACGAGAGTTCAAATCGAAGAAGCGAAACCTTTTAAAGAAATCGATGTGGTTTTTTATTTAGAAGGAGAAATCAACCCAGAAAAAGCAAAAAAAGCGGCACAACTTTCTTTTGAGAAATATTGTTCAGTTGCCAAAACAGTTGAGCCAACAGCTACTATTAAATACAAAGTCGTATTGAACAACGAAGCTTTATAA
- the thrA gene encoding bifunctional aspartate kinase/homoserine dehydrogenase I, with product MKVLKFGGKSLANGEGLNKVVSIISDKVSQGEKIAVVVSARGNATDELEFILSIAAKNGSYKELLENFKKYQISDYPQVDLSEEFNVLDKLFEGVSLIGDYSKKIKDQILSKGELLSAKLLTAILLEKGIPANFVDTRELLKTDSKFGDAQPLEQLSKKNVVNYFKTHNGETVNIVTGFIGSNNNNDTTTLGRNGSNYTASLIANYLNAEELQNFTHVDGIYTANPDLVADAKKIEYLSFNEANELANFGATILHAKTIIPLLEKNIPLRILNTFNHENRGTLITSDSSKEGIKTLSVLENVSLVNLEGRGLLGKAGVDARIFKVMGDHNISVSIISQGSSERGIGLVVATDKATTAVVELEKEFENDFYSKDVNQITVTDNVSVISIIGQDLSTFHKPYTALIKNKIVPILFNNTVTGKNVSLVVKKEELNKALNVIHGEIFGVSKKINIAIFGHGLVGGTLINQILESASAIEKRKDIKLNVFAIANSKKLLLNKYGVNGNWKNEIETKGEAYTIKDIIAYANEHHLENLIAIDNTASATFVENYIPLVENSFDLISSNKVANTLSYGFYKELRSALEENQKNYLYETNVGAGLPLIDTIKLLHLSGENITKIKGVFSGTLSYLFNNFSAKDAPFSEILQEAIDNGYTEPDPREDLCGNDVGRKLLILARELDLQNEFEEISIQNLIPEHLREGSAADFLTKLKEFDPIYAKIKAEQKPNHVLRYIGELSGDLQNDKGNLEVKLVSVPKDTALGGLKGSDSFFEIYTESYGDRPIVIQGAGAGSAVTARGVFGDILRLSDKG from the coding sequence ATGAAAGTATTAAAATTTGGAGGTAAATCGTTAGCAAACGGAGAAGGACTTAACAAAGTTGTTTCTATCATTTCTGATAAAGTAAGTCAAGGTGAAAAAATTGCCGTTGTAGTTTCTGCACGCGGAAATGCTACTGACGAATTAGAGTTTATTTTAAGCATTGCTGCTAAAAACGGCAGTTACAAAGAATTATTAGAAAATTTCAAAAAATATCAAATATCAGATTATCCGCAAGTTGATTTGTCTGAAGAATTTAATGTCTTAGACAAACTTTTTGAAGGAGTAAGCTTAATTGGAGATTACAGCAAAAAAATCAAAGATCAGATTTTGTCAAAAGGAGAATTGCTTTCGGCTAAATTATTGACAGCGATTTTATTAGAAAAAGGAATTCCGGCAAATTTTGTTGATACAAGAGAATTGCTAAAAACCGATTCTAAATTTGGCGATGCTCAGCCTTTAGAGCAGCTTTCTAAGAAAAATGTAGTCAATTATTTCAAAACACATAATGGCGAAACGGTTAATATAGTTACAGGTTTCATTGGTTCAAACAACAACAACGACACAACTACTTTAGGTAGAAATGGCAGTAACTATACCGCTTCGTTAATCGCAAATTATTTAAATGCTGAAGAATTACAAAACTTCACGCATGTAGACGGAATTTACACTGCAAATCCAGATTTGGTTGCAGATGCTAAGAAAATTGAATATTTATCGTTTAATGAAGCAAATGAGTTGGCAAATTTTGGAGCAACAATTTTGCATGCCAAAACAATTATTCCGTTATTAGAAAAAAATATTCCATTACGAATTTTAAACACTTTTAACCACGAAAACCGCGGAACTTTAATTACTTCAGATTCTTCTAAAGAAGGAATTAAAACACTTTCTGTTTTAGAAAATGTGTCTCTTGTAAATCTTGAAGGACGAGGATTACTTGGAAAAGCTGGAGTTGATGCCCGTATTTTTAAAGTAATGGGCGATCACAATATTAGTGTGAGTATCATTTCGCAAGGTTCTTCAGAAAGAGGAATCGGTCTTGTTGTAGCAACTGATAAAGCAACAACTGCGGTTGTAGAATTAGAAAAAGAGTTTGAAAATGACTTTTATTCTAAAGATGTGAATCAGATTACGGTAACAGACAATGTATCTGTAATTTCGATTATCGGACAGGATTTGAGCACTTTCCATAAGCCTTATACAGCTTTAATCAAAAATAAAATTGTTCCGATTTTGTTTAACAACACCGTAACAGGTAAAAACGTGAGTTTGGTTGTTAAAAAAGAAGAATTAAACAAGGCTTTAAACGTAATTCACGGAGAGATTTTCGGAGTTTCTAAAAAGATCAACATTGCAATTTTCGGTCACGGATTAGTTGGTGGAACTTTAATCAACCAGATTTTGGAGTCAGCTTCGGCGATTGAAAAACGTAAAGACATTAAGCTGAATGTTTTCGCTATAGCGAATTCTAAAAAACTGCTTTTAAACAAATACGGTGTTAACGGCAATTGGAAAAACGAAATTGAAACCAAAGGCGAAGCTTACACTATTAAAGATATTATTGCTTACGCGAATGAACATCATTTAGAAAACTTAATTGCTATTGATAATACTGCAAGCGCAACTTTCGTTGAAAATTATATTCCGCTTGTAGAAAACAGTTTCGATTTGATTTCTTCGAATAAAGTAGCCAATACATTAAGCTATGGTTTTTATAAAGAATTGAGAAGTGCTTTAGAAGAAAACCAGAAAAATTATTTATACGAAACCAATGTTGGTGCAGGTTTACCATTAATTGATACGATTAAATTATTGCACCTTTCGGGTGAAAATATCACTAAAATTAAAGGAGTTTTCTCTGGAACATTAAGTTATTTATTCAATAATTTCTCTGCAAAAGATGCGCCTTTCAGCGAAATTTTGCAGGAAGCAATTGACAACGGATATACAGAACCAGATCCGCGCGAGGATTTATGCGGAAATGATGTCGGAAGAAAATTATTGATTTTGGCAAGAGAATTAGATTTACAAAATGAATTTGAAGAAATTTCAATTCAGAATTTAATTCCGGAGCACTTACGTGAAGGAAGCGCTGCCGATTTCTTGACGAAATTAAAAGAATTCGATCCAATTTATGCTAAAATAAAAGCAGAACAAAAGCCAAATCACGTTTTGAGATATATTGGTGAATTGTCTGGAGATTTGCAGAATGACAAAGGAAATTTAGAAGTAAAATTAGTTTCAGTACCAAAAGATACTGCATTAGGCGGATTAAAAGGTTCTGATTCTTTCTTCGAAATTTACACAGAATCTTACGGAGATCGTCCAATTGTTATTCAGGGAGCTGGTGCAGGTTCTGCGGTAACAGCAAGAGGAGTTTTCGGGGATATTTTGAGATTGTCAGACAAGGGATAA
- a CDS encoding RDD family protein: MKFINNNIKKRIHLSNSVYVLRKQLLTSDRDRFFNCIIDFFFIIIFIFVCTFFVLLAENVFQIGIYGIWEKALDELGFVGSCLSFAVIYYLIFESLFSRTIGKIVTGSIVVNENGIKPNFKMVCLRTVCRLIPFDVFSFLGKSGRFWHDSISKTYVVEKKDLEQDMENFYSLDLIGKKEVI, translated from the coding sequence TTGAAGTTTATAAATAATAATATTAAAAAAAGAATACACTTGAGTAATTCTGTTTATGTTCTGCGCAAGCAATTATTAACGTCTGATCGGGATCGTTTTTTTAACTGTATTATTGATTTTTTCTTCATTATCATTTTTATATTTGTTTGTACTTTTTTTGTTTTATTAGCTGAAAATGTATTTCAAATTGGTATTTATGGAATTTGGGAAAAAGCACTTGATGAACTTGGCTTTGTAGGAAGTTGTCTTTCTTTTGCTGTAATTTATTATTTGATATTTGAGTCACTTTTTTCAAGAACTATAGGGAAAATTGTTACGGGCAGTATTGTGGTAAATGAAAATGGAATAAAACCTAATTTTAAAATGGTTTGCCTTAGAACTGTATGTCGTTTAATTCCTTTTGATGTGTTTTCATTTTTAGGAAAATCAGGAAGATTTTGGCATGATTCTATTTCAAAAACCTATGTTGTGGAGAAAAAAGATTTAGAACAAGATATGGAAAATTTTTATTCTTTAGATTTGATTGGCAAGAAGGAAGTAATTTGA